The Pseudophaeobacter arcticus DSM 23566 genome includes a region encoding these proteins:
- a CDS encoding HutD/Ves family protein — translation MRFSLSQISPQVWKNGGGSTRELAREEAAGGHMIWRASLARIDQDGAFSAFPGLSRIHCIVSGAGLQLSNPDVQLAADPLKPLHFDGGLDLTAQLRQGACAAFNLIYDPKRIGAEMQICDAGLHHFDDGPQLIFVLEGSLQLETSAGVEQLSTGEGWQGVAGGSVDIVQDGRAVLLRLWHL, via the coding sequence ATGCGGTTTTCGCTCTCCCAGATTTCGCCCCAGGTTTGGAAAAACGGTGGTGGCTCTACGCGTGAACTGGCCCGCGAAGAGGCCGCCGGAGGGCATATGATCTGGCGCGCCAGTCTGGCCCGGATCGATCAGGACGGCGCGTTCTCTGCTTTCCCCGGCCTGTCGCGCATTCATTGTATCGTTTCGGGCGCCGGGTTGCAGCTGTCCAATCCCGATGTGCAGCTTGCGGCAGATCCCCTGAAACCGCTGCATTTTGACGGTGGTTTGGATCTCACCGCGCAGCTGAGACAGGGCGCCTGCGCGGCCTTTAATCTGATCTATGACCCAAAGCGCATTGGCGCCGAGATGCAAATCTGCGACGCGGGCCTGCACCACTTTGACGATGGACCCCAACTGATCTTTGTTCTGGAGGGATCCCTGCAGCTGGAGACTTCTGCGGGTGTTGAGCAGCTCAGCACCGGCGAGGGATGGCAGGGTGTCGCCGGTGGTTCCGTGGATATTGTGCAGGATGGCAGGGCGGTGCTGCTGCGCTTGTGGCACCTCTAG
- a CDS encoding transporter substrate-binding domain-containing protein yields MRALRCIPPFLFLLWGNALAAQVVDVNTVTRPPFSMIENGRETGFTIELLREIGKRLDWELTIHRKDTFAEMLTGVRDAEVDLAAANISITSAREAEMDFSQPVFESGLQILVQAADVREPSLMNALLSWDLALAIGLAFLLLLVGGMFMWALERRAQPYFDRPLKEAWFPSFWWALNLVVNGGFEERVPRTAIGRMFGVLLVLSSLFIVSIFVAKITAVMTVEAISGSVSSVNDLYGKRTGTIAGSTAANFLQRRDIDYRGFQTLDELLTAFEAGDIRVVVFDAPVLNYYVQQGGSEYGRTIGSVFLREYYGFVFPQGSELTEQVNRSLLEMQEDGSYETLYHSWFGRLH; encoded by the coding sequence TTGCGTGCTCTTCGCTGTATCCCCCCGTTTCTGTTCCTGCTTTGGGGAAATGCGCTGGCGGCGCAGGTGGTAGATGTCAATACGGTGACCCGGCCACCCTTTTCAATGATTGAAAACGGGCGCGAGACCGGCTTTACCATCGAGCTGCTGCGCGAAATTGGCAAGCGCCTGGATTGGGAACTTACCATTCACCGCAAGGACACCTTTGCCGAGATGCTGACTGGTGTTCGGGATGCAGAGGTGGATCTGGCCGCAGCGAATATCTCGATCACCTCGGCCCGTGAGGCAGAGATGGATTTTAGTCAGCCAGTGTTTGAAAGCGGGCTGCAGATCCTGGTGCAGGCTGCGGATGTACGGGAACCCTCGCTGATGAATGCGCTGTTGTCCTGGGACCTGGCCCTGGCCATCGGGTTGGCGTTTTTGCTGCTGCTGGTGGGCGGGATGTTCATGTGGGCACTGGAACGACGTGCCCAGCCCTATTTTGACCGCCCCCTTAAAGAAGCCTGGTTCCCCTCCTTCTGGTGGGCGCTCAACCTGGTGGTAAATGGCGGCTTTGAAGAACGGGTGCCCCGCACCGCCATCGGGCGGATGTTTGGCGTGCTGCTTGTGCTGTCTTCCCTGTTCATCGTGTCGATTTTTGTCGCCAAGATCACTGCCGTGATGACGGTTGAGGCCATCAGCGGCTCGGTCTCCTCGGTGAATGACCTTTATGGCAAACGCACCGGCACCATCGCCGGCTCCACCGCCGCCAACTTTTTGCAGCGCCGTGACATTGATTATCGCGGCTTCCAAACCCTGGATGAGTTGCTGACGGCCTTTGAGGCAGGGGATATTCGCGTCGTGGTTTTTGATGCGCCGGTGCTGAACTACTATGTGCAGCAGGGCGGCAGCGAGTATGGCCGCACCATCGGATCAGTCTTCCTGCGTGAATATTACGGTTTTGTCTTCCCGCAGGGCTCTGAGCTGACCGAGCAGGTCAACCGCAGCCTGTTGGAAATGCAGGAAGATGGCAGCTATGAAACGCTTTATCATAGCTGGTTTGGCCGATTGCACTAA
- a CDS encoding GntR family transcriptional regulator: MSATIADTIYQALSERIVTGALQAGEKLRQDHIARDFDTSHVPVREALLRLEAHGLAISEPRRGTRVSALNPSEIREVIEMRVALEILALTHGFARISKADLDAAEAARIACDAAEDMATWERCNRAFHRAILAPCQMPRLLASIDDLHIASARHLFANWRHQWRPRIDQDHAAIVQAMQRQDAAAACEILRRHLRRVG; encoded by the coding sequence ATGAGCGCAACAATCGCAGATACAATCTATCAGGCCCTGAGCGAGCGGATCGTGACCGGCGCGCTGCAGGCCGGGGAAAAGCTGCGACAGGACCATATTGCCCGGGATTTTGACACCAGCCATGTGCCGGTGCGCGAGGCCCTGCTGCGGCTCGAAGCCCACGGGCTGGCAATTTCCGAACCCCGGCGCGGCACCCGTGTCAGCGCATTGAACCCCAGTGAAATCCGCGAGGTGATCGAAATGCGGGTCGCTCTGGAGATCCTGGCGCTCACCCATGGCTTTGCCCGCATCTCCAAGGCGGATCTGGACGCGGCAGAGGCGGCGCGCATCGCCTGCGACGCCGCCGAGGACATGGCAACCTGGGAACGCTGTAACCGGGCCTTCCACCGGGCCATCCTGGCGCCCTGCCAGATGCCCCGCTTGCTGGCGTCGATTGATGATCTGCATATTGCCTCGGCCCGGCATCTGTTTGCCAATTGGCGGCACCAGTGGCGCCCCCGCATAGATCAGGATCACGCCGCCATTGTGCAGGCAATGCAGCGCCAGGACGCCGCTGCCGCCTGCGAAATCCTGCGCCGCCACCTGCGCCGGGTCGGCTAA
- the dapD gene encoding 2,3,4,5-tetrahydropyridine-2,6-dicarboxylate N-succinyltransferase: MSNAQLETAIEAAWEARDSITPATTGAQREAIEATLHALDSGSLRVAEKQESGDWHVNQWAKKAVLLGFRIKDMEMQSGGPQGSGWWDKVDSKFMGWGDAEWKKAGFRAVPNCIVRKSAYVAPGVVLMPSFVNLGAYVDEGTMVDTWATVGSCAQIGKNVHLSGGVGIGGVLEPMQAGPTIIEDNCFIGARSEVVEGCIVREGSVLGMGVYIGKSTKIVDRETGEVMYGEVPPYSVVVSGSMPSKNNVSLYCAVIVKRVDAQTRSKTGINELLRD, translated from the coding sequence ATGTCCAACGCTCAGCTGGAAACCGCGATCGAAGCCGCCTGGGAGGCCCGTGACAGCATCACCCCCGCCACCACAGGCGCGCAACGCGAGGCCATCGAGGCCACATTGCACGCATTGGACTCGGGGTCGCTGCGGGTTGCCGAAAAACAGGAGAGCGGCGACTGGCATGTGAACCAGTGGGCCAAAAAGGCCGTGCTGCTGGGCTTCCGTATCAAGGATATGGAAATGCAATCCGGTGGTCCGCAGGGCTCTGGCTGGTGGGACAAGGTCGACAGCAAATTCATGGGCTGGGGCGATGCCGAATGGAAAAAGGCCGGTTTCCGCGCCGTGCCCAACTGCATCGTGCGCAAAAGCGCCTATGTTGCGCCTGGCGTGGTGCTGATGCCCTCCTTTGTGAACCTGGGCGCCTATGTCGATGAAGGCACCATGGTTGACACCTGGGCCACCGTTGGCTCCTGTGCGCAGATCGGCAAGAACGTGCACCTGTCGGGCGGCGTTGGCATTGGCGGCGTGCTGGAACCCATGCAGGCCGGTCCCACCATCATCGAGGACAACTGCTTTATCGGCGCCCGTTCCGAGGTGGTCGAAGGCTGCATCGTGCGCGAAGGCTCGGTTCTGGGCATGGGCGTCTATATCGGCAAATCCACCAAGATCGTCGACCGCGAAACCGGTGAAGTGATGTATGGCGAAGTACCGCCCTATTCGGTGGTTGTGTCGGGCTCGATGCCATCAAAGAACAACGTCAGCCTGTATTGTGCGGTGATCGTCAAGCGCGTCGATGCGCAGACCCGCTCAAAAACCGGCATCAATGAATTGCTGCGCGACTGA
- a CDS encoding Hint domain-containing protein, whose translation MCWLGINDLERGCSDLSGLVQALRAEGGGDALMLRGTLVAEMSIPDCHRPEPLLQFAQDGDWPINLGIQVLPGGGVSLVLQHSGSLAHAVLNPSGTGRTGQVRLSYAWDSLAGYARLALECADSDRVQMALLPPPRPWRYQDLKTLFSPGSLRFTSVALTSLAVSNALEPVGLMPGLDPATPVATPQGYRSVETLQRGDLVLSETGASLPILHVLHREVPAMGMFRPVALRTPFFGLQQAIQVSASQRLVLSGSEVEYLFGRPAVLVPARHLMGTSVATPVATQGQAKGLTTRYTQLVLPDHAPLLAAGAVLESLYLGSLRRDATRLNASQLAGVDRSTLPEQGSPRYPVLGAFDAAVLAERRVA comes from the coding sequence ATGTGTTGGCTGGGCATCAACGATCTGGAGCGTGGATGTTCGGACCTGTCCGGGCTGGTTCAAGCTCTGCGGGCAGAGGGCGGTGGCGACGCTTTGATGCTGCGCGGTACCCTGGTGGCCGAGATGTCGATCCCCGACTGCCACCGACCTGAACCCCTGTTGCAATTTGCCCAGGATGGCGACTGGCCGATCAATCTGGGGATCCAGGTGCTACCGGGCGGCGGTGTGAGCCTTGTTTTGCAACACAGCGGCAGTCTTGCCCATGCGGTGCTCAATCCCAGCGGGACAGGGCGCACCGGCCAGGTCAGGCTGTCCTATGCCTGGGACAGTCTTGCAGGATATGCGCGCCTCGCCCTGGAATGCGCCGACAGCGATCGGGTGCAGATGGCCTTGCTGCCACCGCCGCGCCCCTGGCGCTATCAGGATCTCAAAACGCTGTTCTCTCCGGGATCGTTGCGGTTCACCTCGGTGGCCCTGACCTCTTTGGCGGTTTCCAACGCCTTGGAGCCCGTAGGGCTGATGCCTGGCCTTGATCCGGCGACACCGGTGGCGACACCACAGGGATATCGTTCGGTTGAAACCCTGCAGCGTGGCGATCTGGTCCTCAGTGAAACAGGCGCAAGCCTGCCCATTTTGCACGTATTGCACCGCGAGGTGCCAGCCATGGGGATGTTCCGCCCGGTTGCCCTGCGCACCCCATTTTTTGGCTTGCAGCAGGCGATTCAGGTTTCGGCCTCGCAGCGGCTGGTGCTGAGCGGCAGTGAAGTGGAATATCTGTTTGGACGACCAGCAGTTCTGGTGCCGGCGCGCCATCTGATGGGGACATCTGTGGCGACACCTGTGGCGACGCAGGGGCAGGCCAAGGGGCTGACCACCCGCTACACGCAACTGGTGCTGCCGGATCACGCCCCTTTGCTGGCCGCGGGCGCGGTCCTTGAAAGCCTGTATCTGGGCAGCCTGCGGCGCGATGCGACGCGTCTCAACGCCAGTCAATTGGCTGGCGTCGATCGCAGCACTCTGCCGGAACAGGGGTCACCCAGATATCCGGTTCTGGGGGCCTTTGATGCGGCTGTTCTCGCAGAACGACGGGTGGCCTGA